A single genomic interval of uncultured Cohaesibacter sp. harbors:
- a CDS encoding nucleotide sugar dehydrogenase, with protein MARISIFGIGYVGTVAAACLARDGHTVIAADVDQSKVDSINAGKTPIVENGLEELIETGVASGRLTATTDARKAVLETDASFVCVGTPSAPDGSVGLDYVLSVCTAIGSALSLKDTFHSVIVRSTIVPGSMEKSCIPALEASSGMTAGEEFGVGYFPEFLRESTAIEDYYDPGLIVFGALDQQTNDILTEINGQLNCEISSVNLRTAEMIKYTSNCWRAVKITFANEIGNIAKAVGLDGQEVMRVLCSDMKVNMSPYFMRPGFAFGGSCLPKDLRALRFLARSNNVPSPMLDVALSANEAQIRRAEHLVDNLVGRSIGMVGISFKAGTDDLRESPLAALADRLIKKGYDLKIYDPFVQEAYDEAMSGAGRGNDYVENLEQRLVSSIDALIEQSDILLVGNKYSEVVEPLSKAASTLPMVDLARLNNKVTSNGNYEGICW; from the coding sequence GTGGCCAGAATTAGCATTTTTGGTATTGGATATGTTGGAACGGTAGCCGCAGCTTGTCTTGCAAGAGACGGCCATACTGTCATTGCTGCGGATGTTGATCAGAGCAAAGTCGATTCGATCAACGCCGGGAAAACCCCCATTGTAGAGAATGGGCTGGAAGAGCTTATTGAAACCGGCGTCGCAAGTGGTCGATTGACCGCCACGACAGATGCCCGAAAAGCCGTGTTGGAAACAGACGCATCATTCGTATGCGTTGGCACCCCCAGTGCTCCGGATGGATCCGTCGGCCTGGACTATGTCTTGAGCGTTTGTACCGCCATCGGCAGTGCGCTCTCCCTCAAGGACACGTTCCATTCCGTCATCGTCCGCTCGACGATCGTTCCCGGCTCCATGGAGAAATCCTGCATCCCGGCACTGGAAGCATCATCCGGCATGACGGCGGGCGAAGAATTCGGGGTAGGGTACTTCCCTGAGTTCCTGCGTGAGAGCACCGCTATTGAAGACTATTATGATCCGGGTCTCATCGTTTTTGGCGCGCTCGATCAGCAGACCAATGACATTCTGACCGAGATCAATGGCCAGCTGAATTGCGAAATCAGCTCGGTCAATCTGCGCACCGCAGAAATGATCAAATACACCAGCAACTGCTGGCGTGCGGTCAAGATCACCTTCGCCAATGAAATCGGCAACATCGCCAAGGCCGTCGGCCTTGATGGACAAGAGGTTATGCGTGTCCTCTGCTCGGACATGAAAGTCAACATGTCACCTTACTTCATGCGCCCTGGCTTCGCCTTCGGCGGCTCGTGCCTACCAAAAGATCTGCGGGCCCTGCGCTTCCTGGCAAGATCCAACAATGTCCCGTCTCCGATGCTGGACGTGGCTCTTTCTGCCAATGAGGCACAAATCCGCCGGGCAGAACATCTCGTCGACAATCTGGTGGGCCGTTCGATTGGCATGGTGGGCATCAGCTTCAAGGCTGGTACCGATGATCTACGCGAAAGCCCATTAGCTGCCCTTGCAGACCGCCTGATCAAGAAGGGCTATGATCTCAAAATCTACGATCCTTTCGTGCAGGAAGCCTATGACGAGGCAATGAGTGGCGCCGGTCGTGGCAACGACTATGTCGAAAATCTGGAACAACGCCTTGTCAGCTCTATCGATGCACTGATCGAGCAGTCTGACATCCTTCTCGTCGGCAACAAATATTCCGAAGTTGTCGAACCTCTCTCCAAAGCCGCTTCAACATTGCCGATGGTCGATCTGGCTCGCCTGAACAACAAGGTGACGTCCAACGGCAATTACGAAGGCATCTGTTGGTGA
- a CDS encoding glycosyltransferase yields MVAHIAYIMVMLILALSVPVEVSTNASGAIVVLGIVGAWRYSWAATNFLRAFWYKRVVFPRRRNAAEERYFAKPTRAHAFFLTTTFKIAPEISARVYRSIFEAAANSKGGATIVASVVDASDVRLIKSAFASMPMDMSRVQLVFDRIEGTGKRDALATSLRTIAKHYPSRNDIVIFVDGDSCVPKDVVDRSAPYFLDPSYGAMTTDETSESTGGRLFRDWFNLRFAQRQMMMCSMGISERVLTLTGRMSVFRADLATNAEFIEAVQSDHIDHWRLGRVNFLTGDDKSTWYWLLRNGYKMGYLPDVKTLSIETQPRAGFFDSAITLMTRWFGNMLRTNGRALSLGPGRIGLFTWWSILDQRLSMWTTLAGPIGLLLAAILVDPLVLLLYLAWVMLTRYLFCLLISSFREGRFPITYPFLLYFSQTFGALVKSYILFRLDKQKWTRQNTTNKAKAVRTHFMKSNSFSWFLQALTFGWLALGVSWITGLV; encoded by the coding sequence ATGGTGGCTCACATTGCATATATAATGGTGATGCTGATCCTTGCTTTGTCCGTGCCGGTCGAGGTCAGCACCAATGCTTCCGGTGCGATCGTTGTTCTGGGCATTGTCGGAGCATGGCGGTACAGTTGGGCCGCGACGAACTTCCTTCGTGCCTTCTGGTACAAACGAGTTGTGTTTCCCCGGCGGCGTAATGCCGCCGAGGAACGCTACTTCGCTAAGCCAACCCGGGCGCATGCCTTCTTTCTGACGACAACCTTCAAGATTGCGCCAGAAATATCAGCCCGCGTCTATCGCTCGATCTTCGAGGCGGCGGCCAATTCAAAAGGTGGCGCTACGATCGTGGCGTCTGTGGTAGATGCCTCCGATGTACGCCTCATCAAAAGCGCGTTTGCTTCCATGCCGATGGATATGAGCCGCGTGCAGCTGGTCTTTGACAGGATCGAAGGCACGGGCAAACGTGATGCGCTGGCAACCTCTCTGAGGACCATCGCCAAGCATTATCCTTCGCGCAATGACATCGTCATCTTCGTGGATGGAGACAGCTGTGTCCCCAAGGATGTGGTTGATCGCTCGGCACCATATTTCCTTGATCCAAGCTATGGGGCCATGACGACGGACGAAACCTCTGAATCAACGGGCGGGCGCCTGTTCCGCGACTGGTTCAACCTTCGCTTTGCCCAGCGTCAGATGATGATGTGTTCCATGGGCATCAGTGAGCGTGTCCTGACGCTGACAGGGCGGATGTCGGTCTTCCGGGCAGACCTTGCCACCAACGCCGAGTTTATCGAGGCGGTACAAAGTGACCATATCGATCACTGGCGGCTGGGTCGGGTGAATTTCCTCACCGGAGACGACAAATCGACCTGGTACTGGTTGCTGCGCAATGGTTACAAGATGGGTTATTTGCCCGATGTCAAAACGCTTTCCATTGAAACCCAACCACGCGCAGGCTTCTTTGACTCCGCCATTACCCTGATGACGCGCTGGTTCGGCAACATGCTCAGAACCAACGGTCGGGCCCTGTCGCTCGGTCCGGGACGCATCGGGCTCTTTACCTGGTGGTCCATTCTTGACCAGCGCCTGTCCATGTGGACGACCCTTGCAGGCCCCATCGGTTTGCTATTGGCCGCCATTCTGGTCGATCCGCTTGTCCTGCTGCTTTACCTCGCATGGGTAATGCTGACCAGATACCTGTTTTGCCTGCTTATTTCTTCGTTCCGGGAAGGGCGTTTCCCGATTACCTATCCCTTCCTTCTCTATTTCAGCCAGACCTTTGGTGCGTTGGTCAAAAGCTACATCCTGTTTCGGCTCGATAAGCAGAAATGGACGCGCCAGAACACCACCAACAAGGCAAAAGCCGTTCGCACTCATTTTATGAAATCAAACTCATTTTCCTGGTTTCTCCAGGCGCTGACCTTCGGTTGGTTGGCTCTGGGCGTTTCCTGGATCACCGGACTTGTTTGA
- a CDS encoding sugar phosphate nucleotidyltransferase yields MVGIYPLVLCGGVGTRLWPLSRSNNPKQFQAINGSEDTTFFQATVSRHVADGFEEPIISVNRSHLGVVKQQLNDIDTNATIIAEPLGRNTGPAVLAAAIHLSLRDPDAIMAVLPSDHIIKGDLNKALKRMVPAAHAGKIALFGIEPRYPETGYGYIVDGGPHDEVAFAQKVSRFVEKPPFEIAEQMMIDRNAFWASGISMFRADVIMEEYRRLDPDSFEQVMAAYSNAEYFPDRLELAGEDFARAVSGPTEAIVFEKTDRTILAPTDIDWNDVGAWKAFHAVSEKDDQGNYVSGDVVCIDSKDSYIRGSQNRLIAVLGIEDLVIVDTDDALLVTTHDHSQKVKSIISTLEEDGRNEVVAHASKTLPWGQAIKMQSGKSFNLTMLRIEPGRTLLFDEMAHYHRLLTFSEGQGVFTNKAGISQFTPGDVVEVKEGEAATFRNTGNETAVIVEIQYKVEGEEVLDYQKSAVLGVEVRAEEVA; encoded by the coding sequence ATGGTTGGCATCTATCCATTGGTATTGTGTGGAGGGGTGGGGACGCGCCTTTGGCCTCTTTCGCGCTCGAATAATCCAAAACAGTTTCAAGCCATCAACGGCTCAGAAGACACGACATTCTTCCAGGCAACCGTCTCCAGACATGTTGCAGACGGCTTCGAAGAACCCATCATCAGTGTGAACAGGTCACATCTGGGGGTCGTCAAACAGCAGCTCAATGATATCGACACCAATGCGACGATTATCGCAGAGCCGCTTGGCAGAAACACAGGGCCGGCCGTACTTGCGGCTGCCATTCACCTTTCCCTTCGGGATCCCGATGCGATCATGGCGGTTCTGCCCTCCGACCATATCATCAAGGGCGACCTCAACAAGGCGCTTAAACGCATGGTGCCCGCTGCCCATGCAGGCAAGATTGCCCTGTTTGGCATTGAGCCACGCTATCCGGAAACCGGGTATGGCTACATTGTCGATGGTGGCCCGCATGACGAAGTGGCCTTTGCACAAAAGGTCTCGCGCTTTGTCGAAAAACCACCGTTTGAAATCGCCGAACAGATGATGATCGACCGTAATGCCTTCTGGGCATCCGGCATCAGCATGTTCCGCGCAGACGTGATCATGGAGGAATACCGCAGGCTTGATCCGGATTCCTTCGAACAGGTCATGGCGGCCTATTCCAATGCAGAATATTTCCCGGATCGTCTAGAGCTGGCTGGCGAAGACTTCGCCCGCGCCGTGAGTGGCCCGACCGAAGCCATCGTGTTCGAGAAAACCGACCGTACCATTCTCGCTCCAACCGATATTGACTGGAATGATGTCGGCGCCTGGAAGGCATTCCATGCCGTGAGTGAAAAGGATGATCAGGGCAACTATGTCTCCGGTGACGTCGTCTGCATCGACTCCAAGGATTCTTACATCCGTGGCTCGCAGAATCGCCTGATCGCCGTATTGGGCATTGAGGATCTTGTGATCGTGGACACCGACGACGCTTTGCTGGTGACCACCCATGACCATAGCCAGAAGGTGAAATCCATCATTTCCACTCTGGAAGAAGATGGCCGCAATGAAGTAGTCGCCCACGCATCCAAAACCCTGCCTTGGGGACAGGCAATCAAGATGCAGTCTGGCAAGAGCTTCAATCTGACCATGCTCCGGATCGAACCGGGCCGCACGCTGCTGTTTGATGAAATGGCACACTATCATCGCCTTCTCACTTTCTCCGAAGGGCAGGGCGTCTTTACCAACAAGGCAGGCATCAGCCAGTTCACGCCCGGCGATGTGGTTGAAGTGAAGGAAGGGGAAGCCGCAACCTTCCGCAATACCGGCAACGAAACCGCTGTCATCGTCGAGATCCAATATAAGGTCGAAGGCGAAGAGGTGCTTGATTACCAGAAGTCCGCCGTACTTGGTGTCGAAGTCCGCGCCGAAGAGGTGGCATGA
- a CDS encoding right-handed parallel beta-helix repeat-containing protein gives MMIGLIRTTAFILAAMAPALLPGEGISARAEQGLLRALPDPLGDVRGLKQQLALAPDLDIYALSNSVSQIMPSLTPEVWGQDGDDVTASPLEGVKKTARKQRLDFLPMDLVLGQVRKQMGSKHHADLRLANPRAGQPVLTLQSGAFTLSDIHAALAKAGNSEALTISDSVYSLHYPLFIMSAAKLQIEAGENLTLSTAEGVFIVNIGNFSMHKAELKGSKQSNNVKDFKPFILTALGGGADIVSSRLSNLGFGDRTYMRGIDVVSNLLFPIQTQMRLRSNRIVDVGSVEMIGMKQIDIQNNIIINSKNSALRIRNVEDGQLQNNIIVGSQHHGIHLIQNPKNLMISGNVISSGQGAGIYASGGVSKAHILNNLLLDNAQDGIALEGAACSEITGNSIYQNGKGGIATTNSLAMHFQKNIIAGNSGAAIAIIGGIATEDRHHLNQNRFIDNEIGVLTRHSPKLELTGNDFSRQLPVLFSGELKRNLPQYLARAGKLDNGVSGIFTTTSSTAAAVGNGGARQFVLLNLESCKL, from the coding sequence ATGATGATTGGCCTGATCCGGACAACAGCATTCATATTGGCTGCGATGGCTCCGGCTCTGTTGCCCGGGGAAGGGATCAGTGCGCGTGCAGAACAGGGGCTCTTGCGCGCACTGCCCGACCCTTTGGGCGATGTCCGAGGGCTCAAGCAGCAATTGGCTCTGGCGCCGGATCTGGATATCTATGCGTTGTCAAATTCTGTGTCGCAAATCATGCCAAGCCTGACCCCAGAAGTTTGGGGACAGGACGGTGATGATGTGACAGCCTCTCCCCTTGAAGGCGTTAAGAAAACCGCTCGGAAACAACGGCTCGATTTCCTGCCGATGGATCTGGTGCTCGGACAGGTCAGAAAGCAGATGGGCAGCAAGCATCATGCCGATTTGCGCTTGGCAAACCCGAGAGCGGGCCAACCTGTACTGACCTTGCAGAGCGGAGCCTTCACACTGTCCGATATCCATGCAGCTCTTGCAAAAGCGGGCAATAGCGAAGCGCTCACCATAAGTGACAGTGTCTATAGCTTGCACTATCCGCTGTTCATCATGTCGGCGGCCAAATTACAGATTGAAGCCGGAGAAAACCTGACCCTGTCGACAGCAGAAGGGGTATTTATCGTCAATATCGGCAATTTCTCCATGCACAAGGCTGAACTCAAGGGCAGCAAACAAAGCAATAATGTCAAGGATTTCAAACCCTTTATCTTGACCGCTCTTGGCGGCGGGGCAGATATCGTCAGCAGCAGACTCTCCAATCTGGGGTTCGGCGACCGCACCTATATGCGCGGCATTGATGTTGTCTCCAATCTGCTCTTTCCGATCCAGACCCAAATGCGTCTGCGATCCAACCGCATTGTCGATGTTGGGTCCGTTGAAATGATCGGCATGAAACAAATTGATATTCAAAACAATATCATCATCAACAGTAAGAATTCTGCACTTCGCATCAGAAATGTCGAGGATGGACAGCTTCAGAACAATATCATCGTCGGCAGCCAGCATCACGGCATCCATCTGATCCAAAATCCCAAAAACCTGATGATCAGTGGCAATGTCATATCCAGCGGGCAGGGGGCTGGTATCTATGCTTCCGGCGGCGTTTCCAAAGCGCATATCCTGAACAATCTGCTTTTGGACAACGCACAGGACGGCATCGCCCTGGAAGGGGCAGCCTGCTCCGAGATCACCGGCAATTCGATCTATCAGAATGGCAAAGGCGGTATTGCAACGACCAACAGCCTCGCCATGCATTTTCAAAAGAATATCATCGCGGGCAATAGTGGAGCAGCCATCGCCATCATCGGCGGCATCGCCACAGAAGACCGCCATCATTTGAATCAGAACCGTTTTATTGACAATGAAATTGGTGTTCTGACCCGTCATTCTCCCAAGTTGGAACTGACCGGCAATGATTTTTCCAGACAGCTGCCGGTTCTTTTCTCCGGCGAGCTGAAACGCAATTTACCTCAATATTTAGCCCGTGCAGGAAAGCTCGACAACGGCGTCTCAGGCATCTTTACGACCACCAGTTCAACAGCAGCCGCAGTTGGCAATGGTGGCGCCCGTCAATTTGTTCTTCTCAATCTGGAAAGCTGTAAGCTCTAG
- a CDS encoding MBOAT family protein yields MLLFLVTLWTYGLGLKIQLATSEARKQLFCAIGVIGCLLVLGVFKYLNFFVNSFAALAGMTAQEMGVHWRLILPIGISFYIFQSISYLIDIRRGDAPATKSFIDFAAFIALFPQLIAGPILRFKDLADQIDHREHNVKLFTDGMTRFTIGLAKKILLADSIAPIADAAFASSDPTFGEALLGTIAYTLQLYFDFSGYSDMAIGLGMMIGFRFIENFNRPYISRSITEFWRRWHISLSVWLRDYLYIPLGGNRGSVYRTYLNLCTVMVLGGLWHGASWTFVIWGAWHGGWLALERMTGWVKRADSVWFSLPITFVIVMIGWVVFRAENVGVAMDIYAGLVGANGFAIRPDFLIGLPQDAFVFLCISALIAASEGKLQTWFGSTKEEQEDSGLLVKNGQQGSSTAAMLPAIRSMSLTLATSALLVLAVAKLAEQSFSPFLYFQF; encoded by the coding sequence ATGCTGCTCTTTCTGGTGACGCTGTGGACTTATGGCCTGGGCCTGAAGATCCAGCTTGCGACCAGCGAAGCCAGAAAGCAGCTTTTCTGTGCGATCGGCGTCATCGGGTGCCTGTTGGTGCTGGGTGTCTTCAAATATCTCAATTTCTTTGTCAACAGCTTTGCCGCTCTTGCTGGCATGACCGCACAGGAGATGGGCGTGCATTGGCGCCTCATCCTGCCTATCGGTATTTCCTTCTATATTTTCCAGTCGATCAGCTATCTGATAGATATCCGCCGCGGCGATGCGCCCGCAACGAAAAGCTTTATCGACTTTGCAGCCTTTATTGCCCTGTTCCCGCAATTGATCGCCGGTCCCATCCTGCGTTTCAAGGATCTTGCAGACCAGATCGATCACCGCGAGCATAACGTCAAGCTCTTCACCGACGGCATGACCCGTTTTACCATTGGTCTGGCCAAGAAAATCCTTCTGGCTGACAGCATCGCGCCAATTGCCGATGCGGCTTTTGCCTCTAGTGATCCGACATTCGGCGAGGCGCTGCTGGGCACGATTGCCTATACGCTTCAGCTCTATTTCGACTTCTCCGGCTATTCCGATATGGCCATTGGTCTCGGCATGATGATCGGCTTCCGTTTCATCGAGAATTTCAACCGGCCCTATATCTCACGCTCCATTACCGAGTTCTGGAGACGTTGGCATATTTCCCTGTCTGTCTGGCTACGCGATTATCTCTATATTCCGCTCGGAGGGAACCGCGGCTCCGTTTACAGAACCTATCTCAATCTTTGCACGGTCATGGTGCTGGGCGGCTTATGGCACGGAGCCAGCTGGACCTTCGTCATCTGGGGTGCCTGGCATGGCGGATGGCTTGCCCTTGAGCGCATGACAGGCTGGGTCAAGCGGGCAGACAGTGTCTGGTTCTCCCTGCCAATCACCTTTGTCATCGTCATGATCGGCTGGGTTGTCTTCCGCGCAGAGAATGTCGGTGTGGCGATGGATATCTATGCCGGACTTGTGGGAGCCAACGGCTTTGCGATCCGCCCTGATTTCCTCATTGGCCTGCCGCAGGATGCGTTCGTCTTCCTTTGCATCAGCGCCCTGATCGCTGCATCGGAAGGCAAATTGCAGACTTGGTTCGGCTCCACCAAAGAAGAGCAAGAAGACAGCGGCTTGCTGGTCAAGAATGGCCAACAGGGCTCATCGACCGCCGCCATGCTCCCGGCTATACGCTCTATGTCGCTGACACTGGCCACAAGCGCACTGCTCGTGCTGGCCGTTGCCAAGCTGGCTGAACAAAGCTTTTCACCCTTCCTCTACTTCCAGTTCTAG
- a CDS encoding alginate O-acetyltransferase: MTDLKPLYAALLCATIFSGDAEAKGDLSSSAFGCKHLEDVADPRSLEGKSGYFYRIFTDMRLHFSFSDESIQNLARLSEILKEKGTTLVYAPVPTKSQAMPDFLPERAKLYGYDRKLAEQSYQTIIDRLKAANILAVDLQSPMLAAASEDGLFFRSDFHWTAQGSRLAAKAIADVVKAQPEYASVKKTKFKTRELDRMVSFSTLRNNLQRFCKDALPVVESMAYETTKVDQSSGTVDLFGAEAADPIALVGTSMSNAEAGNFGGFISQYSSLTLTNYAISGGNQFGSILSYMTSREFQENRPRFLIWENPIYNNLGQYGPAPWVELLAAASQTCQPAIKVQNIGKQQDEFFVDLASVEVASNQAVMVETQDQTIRNLKVEVALANGQHRSIAMHRGDRLRATGRFYFPLLPLEQAPIKSLKLTFNRPPEGGSELQLCSY, encoded by the coding sequence ATGACCGATTTGAAACCATTATATGCCGCACTATTATGCGCCACCATATTCTCGGGGGACGCCGAAGCGAAAGGCGATCTTTCATCTTCGGCCTTTGGCTGCAAGCATCTTGAAGATGTGGCCGACCCGCGTTCACTGGAAGGCAAATCCGGATATTTCTACCGGATTTTCACGGATATGAGACTGCATTTCAGCTTCTCCGACGAGTCGATCCAGAATCTTGCAAGACTGTCTGAAATCCTTAAGGAAAAAGGCACAACGCTGGTCTATGCGCCGGTGCCGACCAAAAGTCAGGCCATGCCAGACTTCTTGCCCGAGAGAGCCAAGCTCTATGGTTATGATCGCAAGCTCGCCGAGCAAAGCTATCAAACTATTATCGATCGCCTGAAAGCGGCCAACATACTGGCTGTCGATCTGCAAAGCCCCATGCTGGCGGCGGCATCCGAAGACGGACTATTCTTTCGTTCCGACTTCCACTGGACAGCACAGGGGTCTCGCCTCGCGGCCAAGGCGATTGCTGATGTCGTCAAGGCGCAGCCCGAATATGCCTCTGTAAAGAAGACCAAATTCAAGACCCGCGAGCTCGACCGTATGGTGTCCTTCTCGACACTGCGCAACAATCTTCAGCGCTTCTGCAAGGATGCCCTTCCTGTGGTCGAAAGCATGGCCTACGAGACCACCAAGGTTGATCAATCCTCAGGGACTGTTGACCTTTTCGGCGCCGAGGCCGCAGACCCGATTGCATTGGTCGGCACCAGTATGTCAAATGCGGAGGCTGGAAATTTTGGCGGCTTTATCAGCCAATACAGCTCCCTGACGCTGACTAACTATGCCATATCCGGCGGCAACCAGTTCGGCTCGATCCTCTCATATATGACCTCACGCGAGTTTCAGGAAAACCGCCCACGCTTTCTCATCTGGGAAAACCCGATCTACAACAATCTGGGACAATATGGGCCGGCCCCATGGGTGGAATTGCTGGCCGCAGCTTCACAGACCTGCCAGCCTGCAATCAAGGTGCAGAATATCGGCAAGCAGCAAGATGAGTTCTTCGTGGATCTTGCATCTGTCGAAGTTGCCTCCAATCAGGCCGTGATGGTGGAAACCCAGGACCAGACCATTCGCAATCTCAAAGTTGAAGTAGCGTTGGCCAATGGACAGCATCGCAGCATCGCTATGCATCGCGGCGACCGCTTGCGCGCCACAGGCCGCTTTTATTTCCCCTTGCTGCCGCTTGAGCAGGCTCCAATCAAGAGCTTGAAGTTGACTTTCAACCGGCCTCCCGAAGGTGGGAGCGAACTCCAACTTTGTTCATACTGA
- a CDS encoding alginate O-acetyltransferase AlgF, whose amino-acid sequence MFKTFHFAFFLIASVLLSAASVSANDSGLYAKALDPNSSFVRVLVSGKTAVRIDSKIYPQLETGISPYVVVSPSSVEVVIGDKSGTVQAKPGKFYTIVQNKSGELKVIDDQIAVNPAKASLSFYNLTDVSALDFYVPQAKANAVSALAAGHAKTVQLKAPLTLDFSAMADGASQATVHEVLLERGSGTSIIAENRDGTFHLRSVRNEIAH is encoded by the coding sequence ATGTTTAAAACATTTCATTTCGCATTCTTCCTCATTGCTTCTGTTCTGCTTTCTGCAGCATCAGTCAGTGCCAATGATTCCGGCCTTTACGCCAAGGCCCTCGATCCGAATTCCTCCTTTGTGCGGGTTCTGGTAAGCGGCAAGACTGCTGTGAGAATTGACAGCAAGATCTACCCTCAACTGGAAACAGGCATTTCGCCATATGTCGTTGTCTCTCCCAGCAGCGTTGAAGTCGTCATTGGAGACAAGTCCGGAACCGTGCAGGCAAAACCGGGGAAATTTTATACCATCGTTCAGAACAAGTCTGGCGAACTGAAGGTGATCGACGATCAGATCGCCGTCAACCCGGCCAAGGCGAGCCTCAGTTTTTACAATCTGACGGATGTATCTGCATTGGATTTCTATGTGCCACAGGCAAAGGCCAACGCCGTATCTGCTCTTGCTGCCGGCCACGCAAAAACCGTGCAGCTGAAAGCACCTTTGACGCTTGATTTTTCAGCCATGGCGGATGGAGCATCGCAGGCGACCGTACATGAGGTGCTTCTGGAACGCGGCAGCGGAACATCCATTATTGCCGAGAACCGGGATGGCACCTTCCATCTGCGCTCGGTTCGCAACGAAATAGCCCACTAA
- a CDS encoding alginate lyase family protein → MIYKIEEWIRKGGRATLLATPLLFASLVSQAATSSSDNEAEGFQCPDFPEATISLSYGSRYKDDSKSRSELDKEANAAVNKALGPSDKFIQILARLADKAQKKTSQREDIVRCAIGAIHQWAEADSFSEIDSLTANLSYASRVGGIAIAYAQFKALIPQEQAEPTNEVTSVGQLQLLEETDPQDAEQEAETTSAKDADDLVDPESQSEKKTVQLPQEYRESTTTIEHWLAGLGDSIIHFWETDGPPMASKNNLRAWAALAIIQIGLTVENEDFIEWGLESHRVILDTIDPDGSLPMEMRRGRYALHYQLHAVAPMVTATAMLKEADKRNPQLYMDRLMMAAKFSLRAIEKPELVEEKTDKPQTVKSGLLEQKKYQIAWLEPLLALEEDPQLDATINDLRPLRNSKLGGNMTLRFHDRKIDKLDSE, encoded by the coding sequence ATGATTTATAAAATTGAAGAATGGATCAGAAAAGGAGGGCGAGCGACTCTGCTCGCCACTCCGCTTCTGTTTGCAAGCCTTGTCTCTCAGGCTGCAACGTCCTCTTCTGACAATGAGGCGGAGGGCTTCCAATGCCCAGACTTTCCCGAAGCGACCATTTCCCTAAGCTATGGCAGTCGTTACAAAGACGATAGCAAATCACGCTCTGAGCTTGATAAAGAAGCCAATGCGGCGGTCAACAAGGCGCTTGGCCCCTCAGACAAATTCATCCAGATTCTGGCAAGACTGGCTGACAAGGCACAAAAGAAGACATCGCAAAGAGAGGATATTGTCCGCTGCGCCATCGGCGCGATCCATCAGTGGGCGGAGGCGGACTCCTTTAGCGAAATCGATAGTCTGACAGCCAATCTTTCCTATGCATCTCGTGTTGGCGGCATCGCCATTGCCTATGCGCAATTCAAAGCGCTCATCCCGCAAGAACAAGCAGAGCCAACAAATGAGGTCACATCGGTTGGCCAATTGCAGTTGCTTGAAGAAACCGACCCGCAGGATGCAGAACAGGAAGCTGAGACAACCAGCGCGAAAGATGCTGACGATCTCGTTGACCCTGAAAGTCAGTCAGAAAAAAAGACGGTCCAACTACCCCAAGAGTATCGCGAAAGCACAACAACCATCGAGCATTGGTTGGCTGGATTGGGTGACTCGATCATCCATTTCTGGGAAACAGACGGGCCACCGATGGCCAGCAAGAACAATCTCAGGGCATGGGCGGCGCTGGCAATTATCCAGATTGGATTGACCGTTGAGAATGAAGACTTCATCGAATGGGGGCTGGAAAGCCATCGGGTGATTCTGGATACCATTGATCCCGACGGCAGTCTGCCCATGGAAATGAGACGCGGCAGATATGCCCTTCATTACCAGTTGCATGCTGTCGCCCCGATGGTCACGGCAACCGCCATGCTGAAAGAAGCAGACAAGCGCAACCCGCAGCTATATATGGATCGCCTGATGATGGCGGCCAAATTCTCCTTGCGGGCAATCGAAAAGCCGGAGCTTGTCGAAGAAAAGACCGATAAGCCGCAAACCGTCAAATCAGGCCTTCTTGAACAAAAGAAATATCAGATTGCCTGGCTTGAACCTTTGCTGGCGCTAGAAGAAGACCCTCAACTGGATGCCACAATCAACGATTTGCGGCCACTTCGAAATTCCAAATTGGGGGGAAATATGACCTTGAGATTTCATGATAGAAAAATTGACAAGCTCGATTCCGAGTAG